A genomic segment from Glycine soja cultivar W05 chromosome 20, ASM419377v2, whole genome shotgun sequence encodes:
- the LOC114403306 gene encoding linoleate 9S-lipoxygenase 5-like: protein MEVNNQIVERSKRVKGRVVLMKKGVLDFHDIKANVLDRVHELLGKGVSLQLISATTPDPAKGLLRGKVANLERWVSTITSLTSTTDTEFSVTFEWDESMGVPGAFIIRNNHHSQFYLKTLTIEDIPGHDGPVNFVCNSWVYPAHRYAHDRVFFANKAYLPCHTPEPLRKFREQELKTLCGKGFGKLNEWDRVYDYAYYNDLGLPDDGPDYARPVLGGSQFPYPRRGRTSRPHCKTDPKTESRLHLLNLNVYVPRDEQFGHVKFSDFLAYSLKSVAQVLLPEIKSLCDKTINEFDTFQDVLDIYEGSIKLPSGPLTSKLRKLVPYELLRELIRNDGERFLKFPVPDVIKVSKTAWRTDEEFAREMLAGVNPVIIRRLQEFPPASKLDPRVYGDQTSSIRATHIENSLDGLTIDEAIQNMRLFILDHHDSLMPYISRINSTNTKTYASRTLLFLQDDGTLKPLAIELSLPHPQGEQHGAVSKVFTPAQEGVSASVWQLAKAYAAVNDSGYHQLVSHWLYTHAVIEPFIIATHRQLSILHPIHKLLKPHFRDTMHINALARHTLINAGGVLEITVFPGKFALEMSSVIYKSWVFTEQALPADLLKRGMAIPDSSSRRGLRLVIEDYPFAVDGIEIWDAIETWVTEYCNFYYTSNDMVEEDSELQSWWKEVRNEGHGDLKDRHWWPDMKTKEELIHSCTIIIWLASAFHAAVNFGQYPFAGYLPNRPTVSRRFMPEQGTPEYEELKSDPELAFLKTITAQFQTLVGVSLIEVLSRHSTEEVYLGQCENPEWTLDAEPLAAFERFRQKLLEIENNIMERNKDKRFKNRNGPVKMPYTLLYPNTSDYSREGGLTGKGIPNSISI, encoded by the exons ATGGAGGTGAACAACCAAATCGTGGAGAGGAGCAAGAGGGTTAAAGGGAGAGTGGTTTTGATGAAGAAGGGTGTGTTGGACTTCCACGACATCAAAGCCAACGTTCTCGATCGAGTTCACGAGTTATTAGGCAAGGGTGTCTCTCTTCAGCTTATTAGTGCTACTACTCCTGATCCAG CAAAGGGGTTATTGAGAGGGAAGGTGGCAAACTTGGAGAGGTGGGTTTCGACGATTACCTCTTTGACATCAACAACAGACACAGAGTTCTCAGTTACGTTTGAGTGGGATGAGAGCATGGGTGTTCCTGGGGCATTCATAATCCGAAACAATCACCATAGCCAGTTCTACCTCAAGACACTGACCATTGAAGACATTCCAGGGCATGATGGTCCTGTTAATTTTGTCTGCAATTCTTGGGTCTACCCTGCTCATCGTTACGCCCATGATCGTGTCTTCTTTGCCAACAAG GCTTATCTTCCATGTCATACACCTGAGCCACTGCGCAAGTTCAGGGAACAAGAACTAAAAACTCTCTGCGGGAAAGGGTTCGGGAAGCTTAATGAGTGGGACAGAGTCTATGACTATGCATACTACAATGATTTGGGACTTCCAGATGATGGTCCTGACTATGCACGCCCTGTTCTTGGAGGATCACAATTTCCATATCCACGTAGAGGAAGAACTAGTCGTCCACATTGCAAAACAG ATCCTAAAACTGAGTCAAGATTGCATCTTCTAAATCTGAACGTTTATGTGCCGAGGGATGAACAGTTTGGCCACGTCAAGTTTTCAGATTTTCTGGCTTACTCTCTGAAATCTGTTGCTCAGGTTTTGCTTCCAGAGATTAAATCTTTGTGTGACAAAACTATTAATGAGTTTGACACCTTTCAAGATGTACTTGATATTTATGAGGGAAGTATTAAGCTGCCAAGTGGACCTTTAACGAGTAAACTGAGAAAACTTGTTCCCTATGAGCTATTGAGAGAACTTATTAGGAATGATGGTGAGAGATTCCTCAAATTCCCAGTGCCTGATGTGATCAAAG TGAGTAAGACTGCATGGAGGACAGATGAGGAATTTGCAAGGGAAATGCTTGCAGGGGTTAACCCTGTTATTATTCGCCGTCTCCAA GAATTTCCCCCGGCCAGCAAACTAGACCCCAGAGTATATGGAGACCAAACTAGCTCCATCAGAGCAACGCACATAGAAAATAGTTTGGATGGGCTTACAATAGATGAG GCAATTCAAAATATGAGGCTATTTATATTAGATCATCACGACTCGTTGATGCCATACATTAGTCGAATAAACTCTACCAACACAAAGACTTATGCCTCTAGAACGCTCCTGTTTCTACAAGATGACGGTACACTCAAGCCACTGGCTATAGAGTTAAGCTTACCCCATCCACAAGGGGAACAACATGGAGCTGTGAGCAAAGTTTTCACTCCAGCACAAGAAGGAGTATCGGCTTCGGTGTGGCAGCTGGCTAAGGCTTATGCAGCCGTCAATGATTCAGGATATCATCAATTGGTTAGCCACTG GTTATACACTCACGCAGTAATTGAACCGTTCATCATAGCTACACACAGGCAGTTGAGTATTCTTCACCCAATACACAAGCTCTTGAAGCCACACTTCAGGGACACAATGCATATAAATGCCTTAGCCCGGCACACGCTCATCAATGCTGGAGGGGTACTAGAGATTACAGTTTTCCCTGGTAAATTCGCCTTGGAAATGTCGTCCGTTATATACAAAAGTTGGGTATTCACCGAGCAGGCACTACCTGCTGATCTTCTTAAGAG GGGAATGGCAATTCCTGATTCAAGTTCTCGTCGTGGACTAAGGCTTGTGATAGAGGATTATCCGTTTGCCGTGGACGGCATAGAAATCTGGGATGCAATAGAAACCTGGGTGACTGAATACTGTAACTTCTATTACACATCCAATGACATGGTCGAGGAAGACAGTGAACTTCAGAGTTGGTGGAAAGAAGTACGCAACGAGGGTCACGGTGACTTAAAAGATAGGCATTggtggccagacatgaagaccAAAGAGGAACTCATTCATTCATGCACCATTATCATATGGCTTGCTTCTGCATTCCATGCAGCTGTGAATTTTGGACAGTACCCTTTTGCTGGATACCTCCCTAACCGTCCAACGGTGAGTCGTAGGTTCATGCCGGAGCAAGGTACCCCAGAGTATGAGGAGCTTAAGTCAGACCCTGAATTGGCATTCCTCAAAACAATCACTGCCCAGTTCCAAACACTTGTTGGTGTGTCACTGATAGAAGTTCTGTCCAGGCACTCAACTGAAGAGGTTTACCTTGGGCAATGTGAGAACCCTGAATGGACTCTAGATGCTGAGCCATTGGCAGCATTTGAGAGGTTCAGACAGAAGCTGTTGGAGATTGAGAACAATATCATGGAAAGGAACAAGGACAAGAGATTCAAAAACAGAAATGGGCCGGTGAAGATGCCTTACACACTTCTCTATCCCAACACCTCAGATTATTCTAGGGAGGGTGGACTAACTGGCAAGGGAATCCCCAACAGTATATCCATCTAA
- the LOC114403316 gene encoding photosystem I reaction center subunit II, chloroplastic-like yields the protein MAMATQASLFTPPLSGLKPSDRATAPWKQSSTLSFSTSKPLKFSRTIRAAATDQTTEAPVGFTPPELDPNTPSPIFGGSTGGLLRKAQVEEFYVITWDSPKEQIFEMPTGGAAIMREGPNLLKLARKEQCLALGTRLRSKYKIKYQFYRVFPNGEVQYLHPKDGVYPEKVNAGRQGVGQNFRSIGKNVSPIEVKFTGKQPYDL from the coding sequence ATGGCAATGGCAACCCAAGCCTCTCTCTTCACCCCACCCCTCTCCGGTCTCAAACCCAGCGACCGAGCCACCGCGCCATGGAAACAATCCTCCACCCTCTCCTTCTCCACCTCGAAGCCCCTCAAGTTCTCGCGAACAATCAGAGCAGCAGCCACCGACCAGACCACAGAGGCACCGGTTGGGTTCACCCCACCGGAACTGGACCCAAACACCCCTTCCCCGATCTTCGGAGGCAGCACCGGCGGGCTCCTGcgcaaggcccaagtggaggaGTTTTATGTCATCACATGGGACTCCCCGAAAGAACAGATCTTTGAAATGCCCACTGGCGGCGCTGCCATCATGAGGGAGGGTCCCAACCTTCTCAAGTTGGCGAGGAAGGAGCAGTGCTTGGCTCTTGGGACTAGGCTCAGGTCAAAGTACAAGATCAAGTACCAGTTTTACAGGGTCTTCCCCAATGGGGAGGTTCAGTATTTGCACCCCAAGGATGGTGTGTACCCTGAGAAGGTCAACGCCGGACGCCAAGGGGTTGGTCAGAACTTCAGGTCTATTGGTAAGAATGTTAGTCCTATTGAGGTCAAGTTCACTGGCAAGCAACCCTATGATTTGTGA